Proteins from a genomic interval of bacterium:
- a CDS encoding peroxiredoxin, whose translation MSEPKLPVQVGQQAPDFKAVAVMPDNTFKDDFKLSDYRGKYVVLYFYPLDFTFVCPTEILEFNPQLPKFKAKGVELIGVSIDSQFSHWAWKNTPVEQGGIGNIQYPLVADLNKTVSQDYGVLLPGGVALRGTFLIDKAGVVQHATINNLGLGRNIDETLRMVDALQHLEKYGEVCPAGWTEGDEAMKPTSKGVADYLTKHGK comes from the coding sequence ATGAGCGAGCCCAAGCTCCCCGTGCAGGTCGGCCAGCAGGCCCCGGACTTCAAGGCGGTGGCCGTGATGCCGGACAACACCTTCAAGGACGACTTCAAGCTGTCCGACTACCGCGGCAAGTACGTGGTGCTCTACTTCTATCCCCTGGACTTCACCTTCGTCTGCCCGACGGAGATCCTCGAGTTCAACCCCCAGCTCCCCAAGTTCAAGGCGAAGGGCGTCGAGCTGATCGGCGTCTCGATCGACAGCCAGTTCAGCCACTGGGCCTGGAAGAACACGCCCGTGGAGCAGGGCGGCATCGGCAACATCCAGTACCCGCTGGTCGCCGACCTCAACAAGACGGTCAGCCAGGATTACGGCGTCCTGCTGCCGGGCGGGGTCGCCCTGCGCGGCACCTTCCTCATCGACAAGGCCGGGGTCGTACAGCACGCGACGATCAACAACCTGGGCCTGGGCCGCAACATCGACGAGACCCTGCGCATGGTCGACGCGCTCCAGCACCTGGAGAAGTACGGCGAGGTCTGCCCCGCCGGCTGGACCGAGGGCGACGAGGCGATGAAGCCCACGTCCAAGGGCGTCGCCGACTACCTGACCAAGCACGGCAAGTAG